A genomic segment from Segniliparus rotundus DSM 44985 encodes:
- the ureG gene encoding urease accessory protein UreG encodes MPHETHGHQHHHRERQPGEPLRIGIGGPVGSGKTALVAALCRALREDYSLAVLTNDIYTTEDADFLRRHAVLPDERITAVKTGGCPHTAIRDDITANLNAVEDLVEANPGLDLVLVESGGDNLTAMFSTGLVDAQIFVLDVAGGDKVPRKGGPGVTFADLLVINKTDLAPLVGADLSVMDRDASAVRAGRPTAFLSLTQDPAATAVVDWLRPQLDALVAAR; translated from the coding sequence ATGCCGCACGAGACACATGGACACCAACACCACCATCGCGAACGCCAACCGGGGGAGCCGTTGCGGATCGGGATCGGCGGACCGGTGGGCTCTGGGAAGACCGCTCTGGTGGCAGCGCTGTGTCGCGCTCTGCGCGAAGATTACAGCCTGGCGGTGCTCACCAACGACATCTACACCACAGAAGACGCGGACTTCCTGCGCCGCCACGCCGTGTTGCCGGATGAACGGATCACGGCGGTCAAGACCGGGGGCTGTCCGCACACCGCCATCCGTGACGACATCACCGCGAACCTCAACGCGGTGGAGGACTTGGTCGAGGCGAACCCGGGCCTGGACTTGGTGCTCGTGGAGTCTGGGGGGGACAACCTCACCGCGATGTTCTCCACGGGCCTTGTGGACGCGCAGATTTTCGTCCTCGACGTGGCGGGCGGCGACAAGGTGCCGCGCAAAGGCGGCCCCGGGGTCACTTTCGCGGATTTGCTGGTCATCAACAAAACGGATCTCGCCCCGCTGGTCGGCGCGGACTTGTCGGTGATGGACCGGGACGCGAGCGCGGTCCGCGCCGGCCGTCCGACCGCCTTCTTGTCGTTGACGCAAGATCCTGCCGCGACCGCGGTGGTCGATTGGCTCAGACCACAGCTCGATGCGCTCGTGGCTGCGCGTTGA
- a CDS encoding urease accessory protein UreD yields MRSWLRVDAVAGRVPRWRSRGAFTVRLTGQDQLHLVGVAAGPLGGDEVAVEIRVGQGASLALRGTAASVALPGAEVDRSSWLWDLAVEEGGQLLLDPQPLIVAGEASHHGTTALQLADGASAVLREQAQIGRFQEEGGTWQGSLSVDLDGQELLRHSVGLGKGSATWDRFFAPAAMESEFRYPDHRAAHVSSDAWEARLPLAGGGSLTTRLVPLLVDTPSRPYAGSV; encoded by the coding sequence ATGCGCTCGTGGCTGCGCGTTGACGCTGTCGCGGGACGAGTCCCGCGATGGCGTTCGCGGGGGGCGTTCACCGTCCGCCTGACCGGCCAGGACCAGCTGCATCTCGTTGGTGTTGCGGCAGGTCCGCTGGGGGGCGACGAGGTGGCTGTCGAAATCCGGGTGGGGCAGGGGGCTTCCTTGGCTCTGCGCGGCACAGCCGCGAGTGTGGCGTTGCCGGGAGCTGAGGTGGACCGATCCTCCTGGTTGTGGGATCTCGCCGTCGAGGAGGGCGGGCAGCTGCTCCTCGACCCCCAGCCGCTCATCGTCGCGGGAGAAGCCTCGCATCACGGGACGACCGCGCTCCAGCTCGCCGACGGGGCCTCTGCGGTGCTCAGGGAGCAAGCGCAGATCGGCCGGTTCCAAGAGGAAGGGGGGACCTGGCAGGGCTCGCTGTCCGTCGACCTGGACGGGCAGGAGCTCTTGCGGCATTCGGTCGGCCTCGGCAAAGGCAGCGCGACCTGGGACAGGTTCTTCGCGCCCGCTGCCATGGAGAGCGAGTTCCGTTACCCGGACCACCGCGCGGCCCATGTGTCGTCCGACGCCTGGGAAGCGCGTCTGCCGTTGGCCGGAGGCGGAAGCCTCACAACACGGCTCGTGCCGCTCCTCGTCGACACGCCGTCGAGACCGTATGCGGGGAGCGTATGA